From the Nodularia sp. NIES-3585 genome, one window contains:
- a CDS encoding HlyD family efflux transporter periplasmic adaptor subunit, producing MKSSLAANAAQARQTKQQFAKPEDQLSYEVGKAVQELPPLYTRVLAGTLSLVVFGAIAWANFSEIDEVAIAPGELIASTQVRPVTSLGGGSILEVKVEEGDDVTKDQVLIQRDSDLKQADVTRLAQSAKLIREDLQRLQAERIGTTAAGTKLQDELLESRLADYQARQAVTEAEANRQLAIVDQVKQRQQRLQENLVNAQTSFENAQANVVNAESVVVGIESNIAIAQQREENLRTLIAPGALPRIDYLEAQERLNRAKTEMTRAKNEVINAKNRLTESQDRIASLKREIAAQDQEIRQAEQAYQGVRKQAQGLKSERQSEILTQIKQRQEELTNLNGQLEQARKQQAGETIKAPVAGTIYKIKATQGPVQAGEELLSILPAGEEILLEVKVLNRDIGFIRPGMTAKVKMATFPFQEFGTIDGKVVQISPNAVVDQELGLVFPTRIQLSQHSVNVRGEEVAFTPGMSANGEIVTRQKSVLTFIIEPVTRRFSEAFSVR from the coding sequence ATGAAATCTTCCTTAGCTGCAAATGCTGCTCAAGCCCGTCAAACAAAACAACAATTTGCGAAGCCAGAAGACCAACTGTCTTATGAAGTGGGTAAGGCTGTACAGGAATTACCGCCGCTATATACCAGAGTTTTAGCAGGAACACTGAGCTTAGTGGTATTTGGAGCGATCGCTTGGGCAAATTTTTCTGAAATCGATGAAGTCGCGATCGCACCTGGGGAATTAATCGCCTCTACACAAGTGCGACCAGTGACATCCTTGGGCGGTGGTTCAATTCTAGAAGTGAAGGTAGAAGAAGGCGATGATGTCACCAAAGATCAAGTTTTAATTCAACGCGATTCAGACTTAAAACAAGCAGATGTTACCCGCCTCGCCCAATCTGCCAAATTAATCAGGGAAGACTTACAGCGTTTGCAAGCAGAACGCATCGGTACGACAGCGGCTGGGACAAAACTACAAGATGAACTTTTAGAATCACGCCTCGCAGATTACCAAGCACGTCAAGCTGTCACCGAAGCCGAAGCAAATCGCCAACTAGCAATTGTTGATCAGGTAAAACAACGCCAACAACGTTTGCAAGAAAACCTTGTAAATGCTCAAACCAGCTTTGAAAATGCCCAAGCTAATGTAGTCAACGCCGAAAGTGTCGTTGTCGGAATTGAAAGTAATATTGCGATCGCGCAACAAAGAGAAGAAAATCTCCGGACTTTGATTGCTCCTGGTGCATTACCCAGAATTGATTACCTAGAAGCGCAAGAAAGGTTAAATCGCGCCAAAACAGAAATGACCAGAGCAAAAAATGAGGTAATTAACGCCAAGAATAGGTTAACAGAGTCTCAAGATCGAATAGCATCCTTAAAAAGAGAAATTGCTGCCCAAGACCAAGAAATTCGCCAAGCAGAACAAGCCTATCAAGGAGTTCGCAAGCAAGCGCAGGGTTTGAAATCCGAACGCCAAAGCGAGATTTTGACCCAGATAAAACAGCGCCAAGAAGAACTTACCAATCTTAACGGTCAACTAGAACAAGCCAGAAAACAGCAAGCCGGCGAAACAATCAAAGCCCCCGTCGCCGGGACAATTTACAAAATTAAAGCCACCCAAGGCCCAGTCCAAGCCGGTGAAGAATTACTCTCAATTTTGCCTGCGGGGGAAGAAATCTTATTAGAAGTAAAAGTCCTCAATCGTGACATTGGCTTTATTCGTCCAGGGATGACCGCAAAAGTAAAAATGGCCACCTTTCCCTTCCAAGAATTTGGCACAATTGACGGTAAAGTTGTGCAAATTAGTCCTAATGCAGTTGTCGATCAAGAATTGGGTTTAGTTTTCCCCACCAGAATCCAGCTAAGTCAACACTCAGTCAATGTCCGAGGAGAAGAAGTGGCATTTACCCCTGGAATGTCAGCCAACGGTGAAATTGTCACGCGTCAAAAGTCAGTTTTAACCTTCATAATTGAGCCTGTAACGCGTAGATTTAGTGAAGCCTTTTCAGTCAGGTAA
- the xth gene encoding exodeoxyribonuclease III → MKIATWNVNSIRTRLEQVIFWLSENPIDVLCLQETKVVDADFPRSPFEELGYHVYFSGQKAYNGVALISRQPLLDVSAGFTPILPNIDSAWDVQKRVITGEIDGIRIVNLYVPNGSAIGSEKYKFKLGWLTMLKEYLQTLLLAQPAICICGDFNIALAAEDIHEKANPDNHIMASEPERQGLRDILELGFADAFRKFTSEGGHYSWWDYRAAAFRRNMGWRIDHHYLTPILYERAKSCIIDLTPRKLPQPSDHTPVIVEF, encoded by the coding sequence ATGAAAATTGCCACTTGGAATGTTAACTCAATTCGGACTCGCCTAGAACAGGTGATCTTTTGGTTAAGCGAAAATCCCATTGATGTCCTCTGCTTGCAGGAAACAAAAGTTGTAGATGCGGATTTTCCGCGATCGCCTTTTGAAGAATTAGGCTATCATGTTTATTTTTCTGGGCAGAAAGCTTATAACGGCGTAGCCCTGATTAGTCGCCAACCACTCCTGGATGTCAGCGCTGGCTTCACCCCCATTTTGCCCAATATCGATTCAGCCTGGGATGTACAGAAGCGGGTGATTACAGGCGAAATAGATGGCATTCGGATTGTAAATTTGTATGTCCCTAACGGTTCAGCCATAGGCAGCGAAAAATACAAATTCAAGCTAGGCTGGCTAACAATGCTAAAAGAGTATTTGCAAACCCTTTTACTTGCACAACCGGCAATCTGTATATGTGGTGACTTCAACATTGCCCTAGCAGCTGAAGACATTCACGAAAAAGCCAATCCAGACAATCACATTATGGCATCGGAACCAGAGCGCCAAGGCTTACGAGATATTCTAGAATTAGGATTTGCGGATGCCTTTCGCAAATTTACCAGCGAAGGCGGACACTACAGTTGGTGGGACTATCGCGCCGCCGCTTTTAGACGCAATATGGGTTGGCGAATTGACCATCATTATCTCACCCCAATCCTCTATGAACGCGCTAAAAGCTGCATTATTGACCTTACCCCTAGAAAATTACCCCAACCCAGCGACCATACCCCAGTAATCGTCGAATTTTAG
- a CDS encoding S8 family peptidase, which produces MPIDDLSQNLFPHNGLNFNALSSVDTFSTQNDHSLSLSGHSSFNSASDLTETSAQTANYNFTSGYGLINAAAAVARAADENTFADVSPLGGNNWGADLVNAPATWAQGYTGKGVVIAVLDTGVDYNHADLRNNIWTNPGEIPGNGIDDDGNGYIDDAQGWSFADNSNNVIDVNGHGTHVAGTIAGANNGFGVTGIAYDAQIMPIKVLNDQGAGNTNSIADGIYYAVNNGANVINLSLGGNFPNTTLEAAIEYASSRGAVVVMAAGNNGYPFSSYPARYANDWGLAVGAVDSNNQMANFSNRAGLNSFPYVTAPGVGVYSSVPGNQYATYSGTSMATPHVAGVVALMLSANPYLTDAQIRQILIETSGNSTPAAASNSFNVSPVVSEAIAQMVSNRSSATTINFEFQATVLTDTNTEISPPPAISSFGSIGSSMNLGNLNQFRYYNSSLTNDIFNADEVDNNNEGSTDIAKILNQFQQQIEEFRRFFPGF; this is translated from the coding sequence ATGCCCATTGATGATCTTAGTCAAAATTTGTTTCCTCACAACGGGCTAAATTTCAACGCTCTCTCCTCAGTCGATACTTTTTCAACCCAGAATGACCATAGTTTAAGCCTCAGTGGTCATAGTAGCTTTAATTCAGCAAGTGACCTGACAGAAACTTCTGCCCAAACTGCTAACTATAATTTCACTTCTGGCTATGGCTTAATTAACGCCGCCGCCGCGGTAGCAAGAGCTGCTGATGAGAATACTTTTGCGGATGTTTCTCCTCTTGGTGGTAATAATTGGGGAGCAGATTTAGTTAACGCCCCAGCCACCTGGGCGCAAGGATACACAGGTAAGGGTGTTGTGATTGCTGTGTTAGATACTGGAGTTGACTACAATCATGCAGATTTGAGGAATAATATTTGGACTAATCCCGGAGAAATTCCTGGTAATGGTATAGATGACGATGGTAATGGCTATATTGATGATGCTCAAGGTTGGAGTTTTGCTGACAATAGCAACAATGTTATAGACGTAAATGGTCACGGTACTCACGTAGCTGGAACCATTGCTGGGGCGAATAATGGCTTTGGAGTGACTGGTATTGCCTATGATGCCCAGATTATGCCTATCAAAGTGCTGAATGACCAGGGAGCGGGTAATACTAATTCCATTGCCGATGGTATTTACTATGCGGTGAATAATGGTGCTAATGTCATTAATCTCAGTTTGGGCGGAAATTTTCCTAACACCACTCTGGAAGCTGCTATTGAATACGCTAGTAGTCGAGGTGCTGTGGTTGTGATGGCAGCAGGTAATAATGGTTACCCATTTTCTAGCTATCCCGCTCGCTATGCCAATGACTGGGGATTGGCAGTAGGGGCAGTAGATAGCAATAATCAGATGGCTAACTTCTCTAATAGAGCGGGGTTGAATTCGTTTCCCTATGTGACTGCCCCAGGAGTCGGGGTCTATTCTTCGGTTCCTGGTAATCAGTATGCTACGTATAGTGGCACATCTATGGCTACTCCTCACGTGGCTGGTGTAGTTGCCTTGATGTTGAGTGCTAATCCCTATTTAACTGATGCTCAAATCCGGCAAATCCTCATAGAAACGTCTGGAAATAGTACACCAGCCGCAGCTTCTAATTCTTTCAATGTCAGCCCTGTGGTTTCGGAGGCGATCGCACAGATGGTAAGCAATCGTAGTTCAGCCACTACCATTAACTTTGAATTCCAAGCTACAGTTTTAACTGACACCAATACAGAAATTTCTCCCCCGCCTGCCATTTCTTCATTTGGCAGCATAGGCTCATCCATGAATCTAGGAAACCTGAATCAATTCCGGTATTACAATAGCAGCCTCACAAATGACATCTTCAATGCTGATGAAGTTGACAACAATAACGAAGGTTCTACGGATATCGCCAAAATTCTCAATCAATTCCAGCAGCAGATAGAAGAATTTAGAAGATTTTTCCCTGGGTTCTGA
- a CDS encoding SDR family oxidoreductase, whose protein sequence is MFLVTGATGGIGRRVVRLLRLEEKSVRAFVRLTSRYNELEHRGAEIFIGDLRRDKDIAKACRGVEYIISAHGSDGDSLSLDYRANIELIDQAKAHEVKHFVFISVLGAERGYEDAPVFKAKRAVEQYLATSGLNYTILRPAGLASNLLSLAERFRETGLYLLIGDPKNRTSVVSTDDLARIVVNSITVEGARNQILPVGGPEILLREDIPQIFSRIFNKEPIIINSPLFVVDGLRSALGLFNPQAQTAFGTYRTLLSNEFFCRKEEIANLERIFNFHLESLENFLRRYLAV, encoded by the coding sequence ATGTTTCTGGTAACTGGAGCAACGGGAGGAATTGGTCGCCGAGTGGTGCGACTCCTACGCTTAGAAGAAAAGTCAGTGAGGGCATTTGTCCGCCTCACTTCGCGTTATAACGAGTTAGAACACCGAGGAGCAGAAATCTTCATCGGTGATTTGCGACGAGACAAAGATATTGCCAAAGCTTGTCGGGGTGTCGAGTACATTATCAGCGCCCACGGTTCTGATGGTGACTCCTTATCTCTGGACTATCGCGCCAATATTGAACTCATCGATCAGGCTAAAGCTCATGAAGTGAAGCATTTTGTCTTTATTTCTGTACTGGGAGCAGAACGGGGCTATGAAGATGCTCCTGTATTCAAAGCCAAACGAGCAGTAGAACAATATTTAGCAACTAGTGGCTTGAATTACACAATTTTACGCCCAGCTGGATTAGCATCTAACTTACTGTCATTGGCAGAACGGTTTCGGGAAACAGGTTTGTATTTGCTGATTGGTGATCCTAAAAATCGAACTTCGGTTGTCAGCACAGATGATTTAGCCAGGATAGTAGTCAATTCCATCACAGTTGAAGGCGCACGCAACCAAATATTACCAGTCGGAGGACCGGAGATTTTATTACGTGAAGATATTCCCCAAATTTTTAGTCGCATCTTCAACAAAGAACCAATCATAATTAATTCACCTTTGTTTGTTGTGGATGGGTTACGCAGTGCATTGGGTTTATTTAATCCCCAAGCACAAACAGCTTTCGGAACCTATCGCACATTACTGTCCAATGAGTTTTTCTGTAGAAAAGAGGAAATAGCCAACTTAGAAAGAATTTTTAATTTTCACTTGGAAAGTTTGGAAAATTTTCTGCGGCGCTATCTTGCAGTTTGA